The bacterium genomic interval GCCGCCTCGGCCTTCACGCGAACGACAATCTCGCCGCGTTCGGTGAATTTGGTGGCATTGTCCACCAGATTCACCAGAACCTGCCGGAGCCGGGCGGGATCCCCCACCAACCTTCGCGGGACGTCGGGTTCGATGATGCAGGCGTAGTGAAGCCCTTTCTCCAGAGCGCGCAAAGCAATCGAGTCGTTGGTTTCGTCCAGGAGCTCATCCAGATCGAATTCCTCCGCCTCCAGCGTGATTTTACCCGCCTCGATCTTCGAGAAATCGAGAATGTCGTTGATGATCGCGAGCAGCGCTTTAGCGCTGCTGCGGATCGTGCGGCTGTAGCTCTGCTGTTCGGGATCGAGATCCGTTTCCAGCAGCAGCGCGCACATGCCGATGACGCCATTCATCGGAGTGCGGATTTCGTGGCTCATGTTGGCTAAGAACTCGCTCTTGGCCGCCGTCGCCATCTCCGCCTTGAGTGCCATGTGGTTGGCCCGCGCAATCGCCTGCTCGAGTTGCTGATTGACCTCCTCGAGTTCCCGGCGCGCGGTCTCGGCAACGTCACGGGCCGTCTGCAATTCGTCTTCGATCCGCCGCCGGTCCGAGATGTCACGGAACACCCCGAACGTGCTGACGGGATTGCCGTTCTGGTCGTAGTTGGGACGGGCCGTTACGATGAGTGTGCGGTGTTCGCCGTCGGGCCGAACGATTTCCAGCTCGTAGCTGTTGGCAACACCACTGCGTCGTCGGGCCGACTCCACTTGAATCCGCTCGGATTCCTCCTCCATCAGGAAATCACGCAGGCAGCGCCCCACCAGCGTCCCCGTCGGGATTCCGAAGATCTGTTCGGCGGCCGGATTGGCAAACAGAAACGTCTCATTCCAGTCGGTGATGCCGATTCCTTCCCCCTGATTCTCGACGAGCGTGCGATACCATTCTTCACTGCGCTGCAGTTCCTCCTCGGCCTTCATGCGATCGGTGATGTCCCGCAGTACGACTAACGCCTCGCCTTCTCCGTACGGTGCCAGTCTTGCCTCGAAACAAGCCTCGCCGGTCGGCAGCGACAGCGTGAACTCCAAGCCCACCGGAATGCGCCCGGCAAGCACTTTACGGATCGCTTTCTCCACAAGAGCGGCCGGACCGGCCGGCAGGATCTCGGCGATGTGGCGGCCCGCCACCCGATCGCCAATCAGAATCCCCTGCCCCGGCCACGCATAATGATCCTCGACCGTTCCGTCCATCCGCACGCGAAACACCACGTCTGGAATCGTCTGTGGAAACTCCTCCGGTTCCACGCATCGCTGACTGAGCTTCTGCTCGAACGCCGTCAAGTCCGTTACGTCAATGATGATTCCGATCAGTTCTTTGACGGTTCCGTCCGCCCCCGCGAAAGTGGACTTGTTCAGAATCACCTGACGACGGAGCCCGCTGGCCGCGATGATCTCCGATTCATACACCTGTGCTCCGCCTGCCCGAAGCGATTCGCCGTCCATCCGGGGATGTTGTTCCGCCAGCTCGGG includes:
- a CDS encoding PAS domain-containing protein gives rise to the protein MNDLYQSVPDLVSVLHTLHELSRKLELCESDDSECRRMVEGALSAIASPAYILDAKQVFRLCNPAFSELLGRPRVEILGWTAHDLGLPELAEQHPRMDGESLRAGGAQVYESEIIAASGLRRQVILNKSTFAGADGTVKELIGIIIDVTDLTAFEQKLSQRCVEPEEFPQTIPDVVFRVRMDGTVEDHYAWPGQGILIGDRVAGRHIAEILPAGPAALVEKAIRKVLAGRIPVGLEFTLSLPTGEACFEARLAPYGEGEALVVLRDITDRMKAEEELQRSEEWYRTLVENQGEGIGITDWNETFLFANPAAEQIFGIPTGTLVGRCLRDFLMEEESERIQVESARRRSGVANSYELEIVRPDGEHRTLIVTARPNYDQNGNPVSTFGVFRDISDRRRIEDELQTARDVAETARRELEEVNQQLEQAIARANHMALKAEMATAAKSEFLANMSHEIRTPMNGVIGMCALLLETDLDPEQQSYSRTIRSSAKALLAIINDILDFSKIEAGKITLEAEEFDLDELLDETNDSIALRALEKGLHYACIIEPDVPRRLVGDPARLRQVLVNLVDNATKFTERGEIVVRVKAEAAGDAHVPIRFSVSDTGIGIPLSKLRTIFEPFTQADASTTRRYGGTGLGLTICKRIIELMGGEIGVESKTNSGSRFWFDVPLASGVAVEAGADCAPIRGKYVLVVDDHAPSREALTALLEGCGCRWLATDAEGAKSLFLTSAEEGAPFDVIIADWETTQRSDEQTRAFLRERTKRIAAIPLHRREKAGELDEYAFDGYVTKPIRRSQVLARLSALFGLPSPTGTSPARQLISQALQARTKRPERRVLLAEDNIINQKVAMAMLERLSCHVQVVEDGVEALKALRKSRYDLVLMDVQMPLMDGFAATKRIRDPQTDVLDH